In Pongo abelii isolate AG06213 chromosome 5, NHGRI_mPonAbe1-v2.0_pri, whole genome shotgun sequence, a single genomic region encodes these proteins:
- the RRP36 gene encoding ribosomal RNA processing protein 36 homolog isoform X1, with protein MPGANWRAAAGAGAGARRPRGARDREEDGGGLEPAAATRDLLRGTSNMSFEELLELQSQVGTKTYKQLVAGTSPKKQGSRPPIQNACVADKHRPLEMSAKIQVPFLRQVVPISKKVARDPRFDDLSGEYNPEVFDKTYQFLNDIRAKEKELVKKQLKKHRSGEEHEKLQQLLQRMEQQEMAQQERKQQQELHLALKQERRAQAQQGHRPYFLKKSEQRQLALAEKFKELKRSKKLENFLSRKRRRNAGKDRRHLPLSKE; from the exons ATGCCGGGAGCTAACTGGCGCGCTgcggccggggccggggccggggcccgACGTCCCCGCGGGGCCCGGGACCGCGAGGAGGACGGCGGGGGCCTGGAGCCCGCGGCCGCGACCCGCGACCTATTGAGGG GCACATCTAACATGTCATTTGAAGAGCTGTTGGAATTGCAGAGCCAAGTGGGGACTAAGACGTACAAACAATTGGTAGCTGGAACCAGCCCTAAAAAACAAGGTTCTAGACCACCTATCCAAAATGCATGTGTTGCAGATAAGCACAG gcctctgGAAATGTCAGCCAAGATCCAAGTACCGTTTTTACGTCAGGTTGTTCCCATCAGTAAAAAG GTAGCCCGGGACCCTCGCTTTGATGATCTGTCAGGGGAATATAATCCTGAGGTGTTTGACAAAACATACCAATTCTTGAATGACATCCGAGCGAAAGAGAAAGAG CTTGTGAAAAAACAGTTGAAGAAGCACCGTTCAGGAGAGGAGCATGAGAAACTGCAGCAACTGCTTCAGCGAATG GAGCAGCAAGAAATGGCACAGCAGGAACGAAAGCAACAGCAGgagctgcacctggccctgaagCAAGAACGTCGGGCTCAGGCCCAGCAGGGCCATCGGCCATACTTCCTGAAGAAAT CTGAGCAGCGCCAGTTGGCACTAGCTGAGAAGTTCAAGGAGCTGAAACGCAGCAAGAAATTGGAGAACTTCTTGAGTCGAAAGAGGCGACGAAATGCAGGCAAGGACAGGAGACATCTCCCTTTGAGCAAAGAGTAA
- the RRP36 gene encoding ribosomal RNA processing protein 36 homolog isoform X2 translates to MSFEELLELQSQVGTKTYKQLVAGTSPKKQGSRPPIQNACVADKHRPLEMSAKIQVPFLRQVVPISKKVARDPRFDDLSGEYNPEVFDKTYQFLNDIRAKEKELVKKQLKKHRSGEEHEKLQQLLQRMEQQEMAQQERKQQQELHLALKQERRAQAQQGHRPYFLKKSEQRQLALAEKFKELKRSKKLENFLSRKRRRNAGKDRRHLPLSKE, encoded by the exons ATGTCATTTGAAGAGCTGTTGGAATTGCAGAGCCAAGTGGGGACTAAGACGTACAAACAATTGGTAGCTGGAACCAGCCCTAAAAAACAAGGTTCTAGACCACCTATCCAAAATGCATGTGTTGCAGATAAGCACAG gcctctgGAAATGTCAGCCAAGATCCAAGTACCGTTTTTACGTCAGGTTGTTCCCATCAGTAAAAAG GTAGCCCGGGACCCTCGCTTTGATGATCTGTCAGGGGAATATAATCCTGAGGTGTTTGACAAAACATACCAATTCTTGAATGACATCCGAGCGAAAGAGAAAGAG CTTGTGAAAAAACAGTTGAAGAAGCACCGTTCAGGAGAGGAGCATGAGAAACTGCAGCAACTGCTTCAGCGAATG GAGCAGCAAGAAATGGCACAGCAGGAACGAAAGCAACAGCAGgagctgcacctggccctgaagCAAGAACGTCGGGCTCAGGCCCAGCAGGGCCATCGGCCATACTTCCTGAAGAAAT CTGAGCAGCGCCAGTTGGCACTAGCTGAGAAGTTCAAGGAGCTGAAACGCAGCAAGAAATTGGAGAACTTCTTGAGTCGAAAGAGGCGACGAAATGCAGGCAAGGACAGGAGACATCTCCCTTTGAGCAAAGAGTAA